A single window of Rubripirellula lacrimiformis DNA harbors:
- the pstC gene encoding phosphate ABC transporter permease subunit PstC, whose translation MSSRLASSLPAALQKRNFRSTAASEFRERCVVVLLAACGLTTVLITVCIVGMLISQSWNFFQSEHVSIGEFFTGTQWTALQSRDLADAKFGIWPLLSGTLRVTMIAMLIALPLGLITAIFLSEFASHRVRSFLKPTLEIIAGIPTVVLGYFAILVISPSLQWVTGGAFDTFNATSAGIAVGILCLPMVCSLSEDAMRAVPMALRDGAYGLGCTPFETAVKVVVPSALSGIISAFLLAFSRAIGETMVVALAAGTRATATLDPREQSQTMTGFIVEMIKSENEYGTVQYYSLYAVAITLFAITFGMTVLGQIIRRRFQENYS comes from the coding sequence ATGTCATCGCGCTTGGCATCGTCGCTTCCGGCAGCCCTGCAAAAACGCAATTTCCGATCGACCGCCGCTAGCGAATTTCGCGAGCGGTGTGTTGTCGTGCTGTTAGCCGCGTGTGGATTGACGACGGTGCTGATCACCGTTTGCATCGTCGGGATGCTGATCAGCCAGAGCTGGAACTTTTTCCAAAGCGAACATGTTTCGATTGGCGAATTTTTCACCGGCACACAGTGGACGGCGCTGCAGAGCCGGGATTTAGCGGACGCCAAGTTCGGCATTTGGCCGCTGCTAAGCGGGACGCTGCGTGTCACGATGATCGCCATGCTGATCGCGTTGCCGTTGGGATTGATCACCGCGATTTTCCTATCGGAATTCGCCAGTCACCGAGTCCGCAGCTTCCTGAAACCAACATTGGAAATCATTGCCGGGATCCCGACGGTGGTGTTGGGCTACTTTGCAATCCTGGTGATCAGCCCATCGCTGCAATGGGTCACCGGCGGTGCGTTCGACACCTTCAACGCGACCAGTGCCGGAATTGCTGTCGGAATTCTATGTCTGCCGATGGTCTGCAGTTTGTCCGAAGACGCGATGCGTGCGGTGCCGATGGCGCTTCGCGATGGCGCCTACGGACTGGGTTGCACGCCATTTGAAACCGCAGTCAAAGTCGTCGTACCGTCGGCGCTGTCGGGGATCATCTCTGCGTTCTTGTTAGCGTTCAGCCGGGCCATCGGCGAAACCATGGTCGTCGCGTTGGCGGCCGGTACACGCGCGACCGCCACCTTGGACCCACGCGAACAGTCACAAACGATGACTGGATTTATCGTCGAAATGATCAAGAGCGAAAACGAATACGGCACGGTCCAGTACTACAGCCTGTACGCGGTCGCGATCACCTTGTTTGCGATCACGTTTGGCATGACGGTGTTGGGACAGATCATTCGACGACGTTTCCAGGAAAACTACTCGTGA